A single window of Papio anubis isolate 15944 chromosome 8, Panubis1.0, whole genome shotgun sequence DNA harbors:
- the ADGRA2 gene encoding adhesion G protein-coupled receptor A2 isoform X2, producing MGAGERRMRGAPARLLLPLLLWLLLLLAPEARGSPGCPLPIRSCKCSGERPKGLSGGVPGPARRRVVCGGGDLPEPPEPGLLPNGTVTLLLSNNKITGLRNGSFLGLSLLEKLDLRNNIISTVQPGAFLGLGELKRLDLSNNRIGCLTSETFRGLPKLLRLNVSGNIFSSLQPGVFDELPALKVVDLGTEFLTCDCRLRWLLPWAQNRSLQLSERTLCAYPSALHAQALGSLQEAQLCCEGALELHTHHLIPSLRQVVFQGDRLPFQCSASYLGNDTRIRWYHNRAPVAGDEQAGILLAESLIHDCTFITSELTLSHIGVWASGEWECTVSTAQGNASKKVEIVVLETSASYCPAERVANNRGDFRWPRTLAGITAYQSCLQYPFTSVPLGGGAPGTRASRRCDRAGRWEPGDYSHCLYTNDITRVLYTFVLMPINASNALTLAHQLRVYTAEAASFSDMMDVVYVAQMIQKFLGYVDQIKELVEVMVDMASNLMLVDEHLLWLAQREDKACSRIVGALERIGGAALSPHAQHISVNSVALASIQLPPSLFSSLPAALAPPVPPDCTLQLLVFRNGRLFRSHSNASRPGAAGPGKRRGVATPVIFAGTSGCGVGNLTEPVAVSLRHWAEGAEPVAAWWSQEGPGGAGGWTSEGCQLRSSQPNVSALHCQHLGNVAVLMELSAFPREVGGAGAGLHPVVYPCTALLLLCLFATIITYILNHSSIRVSRKGWHMLLNLCFHMAMTSAVFAGGITLTNYQMVCQAVGITLHYSSLSTLLWMGVKARVFHKELTWRAPPPQEGDPALPTPSPMLRFYLIAGGIPLIICGITAAVNIHNYRDHSPYCWLVWRPSLGAFYIPVALILLITWIYFLCAGLRLRGPLAQRPKGGNSRASLEAGEELRGSTRLRGSGPLLSDSGSLLATGSARVGTPGPPEDGDSLYSPGVQLGALVTTHFLYLAMWACGALAVSQRWLPRVVCSCLYGAAASALGLFVFTHHCARRRDVRASWRACCPPASPSAPHALPRALPAAAAEDGSPVFGEGPPSLKSSPSGSSGHPLALGPCKLTNLQLAQSQVCEAGAAARGEEEPEAAGPRGSLGPRHPNNVHHGRRAHKGRAKGHRAGEAGGKNRLKALRGGAAGAPELLSSESGSLHNSPTDSYLGSSRNSPGVGLQLEGEPMLTPSEGSDTSAAPLSEAGRPGQRRSASRDSLKGGGALEKESKRRSYPLNAASLNGVPKGGKYDDVTMMGAEVASGGCMKTGLWKSETTV from the exons GGACCTGAGGAATAACATCATCAGCACAGTGCAGCCGGGCGCCTTCCTGGGCCTGGGGGAACTGAAGCGCTT AGATCTCTCCAACAACCGGATTGGCTGTCTCACCTCCGAGACCTTCCGGGGCCTCCCCAAGCTTCTCCGACT AAACGTATCTGGAAACATCTTCTCCAGTCTGCAACCTGGGGTCTTTGATGAGCTGCCAGCCCTTAAGGTTGT GGACTTGGGCACCGAGTTCCTGACCTGCGACTGCCGCCTGCGCTGGCTGCTGCCCTGGGCCCAGAATCGCTCCCTGCAGCTGTCGGAGCGCACACTCTGTGCTTACCCCAGTGCCCTGCATGCCCAGGCCCTGGGCAGCCTCCAGGAGGCCCAGCTCTGCTGCG AGGGGGCCCTGGAGCTGCACACACACCATCTCATCCCGTCCCTACGCCAAGTGGTGTTCCAGGGGGATCGGCTGCCCTTCCAGTGCTCTGCCAGCTACCTGGGCAATGACACCCGCATCCGCTGGTACCACAACCGAGCCCCTGTGGCGGGTGACGAGCAGGCGGGCATCCTCCTGGCCGAGAGCCTCATCCACGACTGCACCTTCATCACCAG TGAGCTGACACTGTCTCACATCGGCGTGTGGGCCTCAGGCGAGTGGGAGTGCACCGTGTCCACGGCCCAGGGCAACGCCAGCAAGAAGGTGGAGATCGTGGTGCTGGAGACCTCTGCCTCCTACTGCCCGGCCGAGCGTGTCGCCAACAACCGCGGGGACTTCAG gtGGCCCCGAACTCTGGCTGGCATCACAGCCTACCAGTCCTGCCTGCAGTATCCCTTCACTTCAGTGCCCCTGGGCGGAGGTGCCCCGGGCACCCGAGCCTCCCGCCGGTGTGACCGTGCCGGCCGCTGGGAGCCTGGGGACTACTCCCACTGTCTCTACACCAACGACATCACCAGGGTGCTGTACACCTTCGTGCTg atgcccatcaatgctTCCAATGCGCTGACGCTGGCTCATCAGCTGCGCGTGTACACAGCTGAGGCTGCCAGCTTTTCAGACATGATGGATGTAGTCTATGTGGCTCAGATGATCCAGAAATTTTTGGGTTATGTCGACCAGATCAAAGAG CTGGTAGAGGTGATGGTGGACATGGCCAGCAACCTGATGCTGGTGGATGAGCACTTGCTGTGGCTGGCCCAGCGCGAGGACAAGGCCTGCAGCCGCATCGTGGGCGCCCTGGAGCGCATTGGGGGTGCCGCCCTCAGTCCTCATGCCCAGCACATCTCAGTG AACAGCGTGGCCCTGGCCTCCATCCAGCTGCCACCGAGTCTGTTCTCATCCCTTCCGGCTGCCCTGGCTCCCCCGGTGCCTCCAGACTGCACCCTACAACTGCTCGTCTTCCGAAATGGCCGCCTGTTCCGCAGCCACAGCAATGCCTCCCGCCCTGGAGCTGCTGGGCCTGGCAAGAGGCGTGGCGTGGCCACCCCCGTCATCTTCGCAGGAACCA GTGGCTGTGGCGTGGGAAACCTGACAGAGCCAGTGGCCGTTTCGCTGCGGCACTGGGCTGAGGGAGCCGAACCTGTGGCCGCTTGGTGGAGCCAGGAGGGGCCCGGGGGGGCCGGGGGCTGGACCTCAGAGGGCTGTCAGCTCCGCTCCAGCCAGCCCAACGTCAGTGCCCTGCACTGCCAGCACTTGGGCAACGTGGCTGTGCTCATG GAGCTGAGTGCCTTtcccagggaggtggggggcgCGGGGGCAGGGCTGCACCCTGTGGTATACCCCTGCACAGccctgctgctgctctgcctctTCGCCACCATCATCACCTACATCCTCAACCACAG CTCCATCCGTGTGTCCCGGAAGGGCTGGCACATGCTGCTGAACCTGTGCTTCCACATGGCCATGACCTCTGCCGTCTTTGCGGGGGGCATCACACTCACCAATTACCAGATGGTCTGCCAGGCG GTGGGCATCACCCTGCACTACTCCTCCCTGTCCACGCTGCTCTGGATGGGGGTGAAGGCGCGAGTGTTCCACAAGGAGCTCACCTGGAGGGCACCCCCTCCGCAAGAAGGGGACCCCGCCCTGCCTACTCCCAGTCCTATGCTCCG GTTCTATTTGATAGCTGGAGGGATTCCACTCATTATCTGTGGCATCACGGCTGCAGTCAACATCCACAACTACCGGGACCACAGCCCCTA CTGCTGGCTGGTGTGGCGTCCAAGCCTTGGCGCCTTCTACATCCCGGTGGCTTTGATTCTGCTCATCACCTGGATCTATTTCCTGTGCGCAGGGCTGCGCCTACGGGGTCCTCTGGCACAGAGGCCGAAGGGGGGCAACAGCAGGGCCTCCTTGGAGGCAGGGGAGGAGCTTAGGGGTTCTACCAGGCTCAGGGGCAGCGGCCCCCTCCTGAGTGACTCAGGTTCCCTTCTTGCTACTGGGAGCGCTCGAGTGGGGACGCCCGGGCCCCCTGAGGATGGTGACAGCCTCTATTCTCCGGGAGTCCAGCTAGGGGCGCTGGTGACCACGCACTTCCTGTACTTGGCCATGTGGGCCTGCGGGGCTCTGGCCGTGTCCCAGCGCTGGCTGCCCCGGGTGGTGTGCAGCTGCTTGTACGGAGCAGCAGCCTCCGCTCTGGGCCTCTTCGTCTTCACCCACCACTGTGCCAGGAGGAGGGACGTGAGAGCCTCGTGGCGCGCCTGCTGCCCCCCTGCCTCTCCCTCGGCCCCCCACGCCCTGCCCCGGGCCCTGCCCGCCGCCGCCGCAGAGGACGGTTCCCCGGTGTTCGGGGAGGGGCCCCCCTCCCTCAAGTCCTCCCCAAGCGGCAGCAGCGGCCACCCGCTGGCTCTGGGCCCCTGCAAGCTTACCAACCTGCAGCTGGCCCAGAGTCAGGTGTGCGAGGCGGGGGCGGCAGCCCGCGGGGAAGAAGAGCCGGAGGCCGCGGGCCCCCGGGGAAGCCTCGGCCCCCGCCACCCCAACAACGTGCACCACGGGCGTCGGGCGCACAAGGGCCGGGCCAAGGGGCACCGCGCCGGGGAGGCCGGCGGCAAGAACCGGCTCAAGGCCCTGCGCGGGGGCGCGGCCGGGGCGCCCGAGCTGCTGTCCAGCGAGAGCGGCAGCCTGCACAACAGCCCCACCGACAGCTACCTGGGCAGCAGCCGCAACAGCCCGGGCGTCGGCCTACAGCTGGAAGGCGAACCCATGCTCACGCCGTCCGAGGGCAGCGACACCAGCGCCGCGCCGCTTTCTGAGGCTGGCCGGCCAGGCCAGCGCCGCAGCGCCAGCCGCGACAGTCTCAAGGGCGGCGGCGCGCTGGAGAAGGAGAGCAAGCGCCGCTCGTACCCGCTCAACGCTGCCAGCCTGAACGGCGTCCCCAAGGGGGGCAAGTACGACGACGTCACCATGATGGGCGCGGAGGTGGCCAGCGGCGGCTGCATGAAGACCGGACTCTGGAAGAGCGAGACCACCGTCTAG
- the BRF2 gene encoding transcription factor IIIB 50 kDa subunit, whose translation MPGRGRCPDCGSTELVEDSHYSQSQLVCSDCGCVVTEGVLTTTFSDEGNLREVTYSRSTGEDEQVSRSQQRGLRRVRDLCRVLQLPPTFEETAVAYYQQAYRHSGIRAARLQKKEVLVGCCVLITCRQHNWPLTMGAICTLLYADLDVFSSIYMQIVKLLGLDVPSLCLAELVKTYCSSFKLFQASPSVPAKYVEDKEKMLSRTLQLVELANETWLVTGRHPLPVITAATFLAWQSLQPADRLSCSLARFCKLANVDLPYPASSRLQELLAVLLRMAEQLAWLRVLRLDKRSVVKHIGDLLQHRHSLVRLAFRDGTAEVETRGKEPPAWGQGQREGEVGNNSLGLPQGKRPASPALLLPPCMLKPPKRICPAPPVSTVTGDENISDSEIEQYLRTPQEVRDFQRAQAARQAATSVPNPP comes from the exons ATGCCAGGCAGAGGCCGCTGCCCTGACTGCGGCTCCACGGAGCTGGTGGAAGACTCACACTATTCGCAGAGCCAGCTGGTGTGCTCCGACTGCGGCTGCGTGGTCACCGAGGGGGTCCTTACCACTACCTTCAGCGACGAGGGCAATCTCCGAG aggtAACATATTCCCGAAGCACAGGGGAAGATGAACAAGTTAGTCGCAGCCAGCAACGAG GTCTCCGCCGAGTGAGAGACCTTTGTCGAGTTCTGCAGTTGCCACCAACATTTGAGGAGACCGCGGTTGCCTACTACCAACAGGCATACCGGCACTCTGGCATCCGAGCGGCCAGGCTGCAAAAGAAGGAGGTGTTGGTTGGGTGCTGCGTCTTAATCACCTGCCGACAGCATAACTGGCCCCTAACAATGGGAGCCATCTGCACGCTGTTGTATGCAGATTTGGATGTGTTTTCTAGCATTTACATGCAGATAGTAAAGCTCCTGGGACTGGATGTGCCATCTCTGTGCTTGGCAGAACTGGTGAAGACCTATTGCAGCAG CTTCAAACTGTTCCAGGCTTCACCTTCTGTGCCAGCCAAATACGtggaagacaaagagaagatgCTGTCTCGAACATTGCAGTTGGTGGAGCTGGCAAACGAGACGTGGCTGGTGACTGGGCGGCATCCCTTGCCTGTCATCACTGCTGCGACTTTCCTGGCTTGGCAGTCGCTGCAGCCTGCAGATCGGCTTTCATGTTCCCTTGCCCGATTTTGTAAATTGGCAAATGTGGACCTGCCCTACCCCGCGTCCTCCCGCCTGCAGGAGCTTCTGGCTGTGCTGCTGCGGATGGCTGAGCAGCTGGCCTGGTTACGAGTTCTGAGACTTGACAAACGGTCTGTGGTGAAGCACATCGGTGACCTTCTCCAGCACCGCCACTCGCTGGTCCGATTGGCCTTTCGGGATGGGACAGCAGAAGTGGAGACCCGAGGGAAGGAGCCACCGGCGTGGGGACAGgggcagagagaaggggaggtggGAAATAATTCCTTAGGTTTGCCCCAGGGGAAGCGGCCAGCCAGTCCTGCccttctcctgccaccctgcaTGTTGAAGCCCCCAAAGCGGATCTGCCCTGCACCCCCTGTCTCCACCGTCACTGGAGATGAGAACATTTCTGATAGTGAAATAGAACAGTATTTGCGTACCCCTCAGGAAGTTAGGGACTTTCAGAGAGCCCAGGCTGCTAGACAGGCTGCCACAAGTGTCCCTAACCCTCCCTGA
- the ADGRA2 gene encoding adhesion G protein-coupled receptor A2 isoform X1 — MGAGERRMRGAPARLLLPLLLWLLLLLAPEARGSPGCPLPIRSCKCSGERPKGLSGGVPGPARRRVVCGGGDLPEPPEPGLLPNGTVTLLLSNNKITGLRNGSFLGLSLLEKLDLRNNIISTVQPGAFLGLGELKRLDLSNNRIGCLTSETFRGLPKLLRLNVSGNIFSSLQPGVFDELPALKVVDLGTEFLTCDCRLRWLLPWAQNRSLQLSERTLCAYPSALHAQALGSLQEAQLCCEGALELHTHHLIPSLRQVVFQGDRLPFQCSASYLGNDTRIRWYHNRAPVAGDEQAGILLAESLIHDCTFITSELTLSHIGVWASGEWECTVSTAQGNASKKVEIVVLETSASYCPAERVANNRGDFRWPRTLAGITAYQSCLQYPFTSVPLGGGAPGTRASRRCDRAGRWEPGDYSHCLYTNDITRVLYTFVLMPINASNALTLAHQLRVYTAEAASFSDMMDVVYVAQMIQKFLGYVDQIKELVEVMVDMASNLMLVDEHLLWLAQREDKACSRIVGALERIGGAALSPHAQHISVNARNVALEAYLIKPHSYVGLTCTAFQRREGGVPGAQPGSPGQNPRPEPEPPADQQLRFRCTTGRPNVSLSSFHIKNSVALASIQLPPSLFSSLPAALAPPVPPDCTLQLLVFRNGRLFRSHSNASRPGAAGPGKRRGVATPVIFAGTSGCGVGNLTEPVAVSLRHWAEGAEPVAAWWSQEGPGGAGGWTSEGCQLRSSQPNVSALHCQHLGNVAVLMELSAFPREVGGAGAGLHPVVYPCTALLLLCLFATIITYILNHSSIRVSRKGWHMLLNLCFHMAMTSAVFAGGITLTNYQMVCQAVGITLHYSSLSTLLWMGVKARVFHKELTWRAPPPQEGDPALPTPSPMLRFYLIAGGIPLIICGITAAVNIHNYRDHSPYCWLVWRPSLGAFYIPVALILLITWIYFLCAGLRLRGPLAQRPKGGNSRASLEAGEELRGSTRLRGSGPLLSDSGSLLATGSARVGTPGPPEDGDSLYSPGVQLGALVTTHFLYLAMWACGALAVSQRWLPRVVCSCLYGAAASALGLFVFTHHCARRRDVRASWRACCPPASPSAPHALPRALPAAAAEDGSPVFGEGPPSLKSSPSGSSGHPLALGPCKLTNLQLAQSQVCEAGAAARGEEEPEAAGPRGSLGPRHPNNVHHGRRAHKGRAKGHRAGEAGGKNRLKALRGGAAGAPELLSSESGSLHNSPTDSYLGSSRNSPGVGLQLEGEPMLTPSEGSDTSAAPLSEAGRPGQRRSASRDSLKGGGALEKESKRRSYPLNAASLNGVPKGGKYDDVTMMGAEVASGGCMKTGLWKSETTV; from the exons GGACCTGAGGAATAACATCATCAGCACAGTGCAGCCGGGCGCCTTCCTGGGCCTGGGGGAACTGAAGCGCTT AGATCTCTCCAACAACCGGATTGGCTGTCTCACCTCCGAGACCTTCCGGGGCCTCCCCAAGCTTCTCCGACT AAACGTATCTGGAAACATCTTCTCCAGTCTGCAACCTGGGGTCTTTGATGAGCTGCCAGCCCTTAAGGTTGT GGACTTGGGCACCGAGTTCCTGACCTGCGACTGCCGCCTGCGCTGGCTGCTGCCCTGGGCCCAGAATCGCTCCCTGCAGCTGTCGGAGCGCACACTCTGTGCTTACCCCAGTGCCCTGCATGCCCAGGCCCTGGGCAGCCTCCAGGAGGCCCAGCTCTGCTGCG AGGGGGCCCTGGAGCTGCACACACACCATCTCATCCCGTCCCTACGCCAAGTGGTGTTCCAGGGGGATCGGCTGCCCTTCCAGTGCTCTGCCAGCTACCTGGGCAATGACACCCGCATCCGCTGGTACCACAACCGAGCCCCTGTGGCGGGTGACGAGCAGGCGGGCATCCTCCTGGCCGAGAGCCTCATCCACGACTGCACCTTCATCACCAG TGAGCTGACACTGTCTCACATCGGCGTGTGGGCCTCAGGCGAGTGGGAGTGCACCGTGTCCACGGCCCAGGGCAACGCCAGCAAGAAGGTGGAGATCGTGGTGCTGGAGACCTCTGCCTCCTACTGCCCGGCCGAGCGTGTCGCCAACAACCGCGGGGACTTCAG gtGGCCCCGAACTCTGGCTGGCATCACAGCCTACCAGTCCTGCCTGCAGTATCCCTTCACTTCAGTGCCCCTGGGCGGAGGTGCCCCGGGCACCCGAGCCTCCCGCCGGTGTGACCGTGCCGGCCGCTGGGAGCCTGGGGACTACTCCCACTGTCTCTACACCAACGACATCACCAGGGTGCTGTACACCTTCGTGCTg atgcccatcaatgctTCCAATGCGCTGACGCTGGCTCATCAGCTGCGCGTGTACACAGCTGAGGCTGCCAGCTTTTCAGACATGATGGATGTAGTCTATGTGGCTCAGATGATCCAGAAATTTTTGGGTTATGTCGACCAGATCAAAGAG CTGGTAGAGGTGATGGTGGACATGGCCAGCAACCTGATGCTGGTGGATGAGCACTTGCTGTGGCTGGCCCAGCGCGAGGACAAGGCCTGCAGCCGCATCGTGGGCGCCCTGGAGCGCATTGGGGGTGCCGCCCTCAGTCCTCATGCCCAGCACATCTCAGTG AATGCGAGGAATGTGGCATTGGAGGCCTACCTCATCAAGCCGCACAGCTACGTGGGCCTGACCTGCACAGCCTtccagaggagggagggaggggtgccGGGCGCACAGCCAGGAAGCCCTGGCCAGAACCCCCGACCTGAGCCCGAGCCCCCAGCTGACCAGCAGCTCCGCTTCCGCTGCACTACCGGGAGGCCCAATGTTTCTCTGTCGTCCTTCCACATCAAG AACAGCGTGGCCCTGGCCTCCATCCAGCTGCCACCGAGTCTGTTCTCATCCCTTCCGGCTGCCCTGGCTCCCCCGGTGCCTCCAGACTGCACCCTACAACTGCTCGTCTTCCGAAATGGCCGCCTGTTCCGCAGCCACAGCAATGCCTCCCGCCCTGGAGCTGCTGGGCCTGGCAAGAGGCGTGGCGTGGCCACCCCCGTCATCTTCGCAGGAACCA GTGGCTGTGGCGTGGGAAACCTGACAGAGCCAGTGGCCGTTTCGCTGCGGCACTGGGCTGAGGGAGCCGAACCTGTGGCCGCTTGGTGGAGCCAGGAGGGGCCCGGGGGGGCCGGGGGCTGGACCTCAGAGGGCTGTCAGCTCCGCTCCAGCCAGCCCAACGTCAGTGCCCTGCACTGCCAGCACTTGGGCAACGTGGCTGTGCTCATG GAGCTGAGTGCCTTtcccagggaggtggggggcgCGGGGGCAGGGCTGCACCCTGTGGTATACCCCTGCACAGccctgctgctgctctgcctctTCGCCACCATCATCACCTACATCCTCAACCACAG CTCCATCCGTGTGTCCCGGAAGGGCTGGCACATGCTGCTGAACCTGTGCTTCCACATGGCCATGACCTCTGCCGTCTTTGCGGGGGGCATCACACTCACCAATTACCAGATGGTCTGCCAGGCG GTGGGCATCACCCTGCACTACTCCTCCCTGTCCACGCTGCTCTGGATGGGGGTGAAGGCGCGAGTGTTCCACAAGGAGCTCACCTGGAGGGCACCCCCTCCGCAAGAAGGGGACCCCGCCCTGCCTACTCCCAGTCCTATGCTCCG GTTCTATTTGATAGCTGGAGGGATTCCACTCATTATCTGTGGCATCACGGCTGCAGTCAACATCCACAACTACCGGGACCACAGCCCCTA CTGCTGGCTGGTGTGGCGTCCAAGCCTTGGCGCCTTCTACATCCCGGTGGCTTTGATTCTGCTCATCACCTGGATCTATTTCCTGTGCGCAGGGCTGCGCCTACGGGGTCCTCTGGCACAGAGGCCGAAGGGGGGCAACAGCAGGGCCTCCTTGGAGGCAGGGGAGGAGCTTAGGGGTTCTACCAGGCTCAGGGGCAGCGGCCCCCTCCTGAGTGACTCAGGTTCCCTTCTTGCTACTGGGAGCGCTCGAGTGGGGACGCCCGGGCCCCCTGAGGATGGTGACAGCCTCTATTCTCCGGGAGTCCAGCTAGGGGCGCTGGTGACCACGCACTTCCTGTACTTGGCCATGTGGGCCTGCGGGGCTCTGGCCGTGTCCCAGCGCTGGCTGCCCCGGGTGGTGTGCAGCTGCTTGTACGGAGCAGCAGCCTCCGCTCTGGGCCTCTTCGTCTTCACCCACCACTGTGCCAGGAGGAGGGACGTGAGAGCCTCGTGGCGCGCCTGCTGCCCCCCTGCCTCTCCCTCGGCCCCCCACGCCCTGCCCCGGGCCCTGCCCGCCGCCGCCGCAGAGGACGGTTCCCCGGTGTTCGGGGAGGGGCCCCCCTCCCTCAAGTCCTCCCCAAGCGGCAGCAGCGGCCACCCGCTGGCTCTGGGCCCCTGCAAGCTTACCAACCTGCAGCTGGCCCAGAGTCAGGTGTGCGAGGCGGGGGCGGCAGCCCGCGGGGAAGAAGAGCCGGAGGCCGCGGGCCCCCGGGGAAGCCTCGGCCCCCGCCACCCCAACAACGTGCACCACGGGCGTCGGGCGCACAAGGGCCGGGCCAAGGGGCACCGCGCCGGGGAGGCCGGCGGCAAGAACCGGCTCAAGGCCCTGCGCGGGGGCGCGGCCGGGGCGCCCGAGCTGCTGTCCAGCGAGAGCGGCAGCCTGCACAACAGCCCCACCGACAGCTACCTGGGCAGCAGCCGCAACAGCCCGGGCGTCGGCCTACAGCTGGAAGGCGAACCCATGCTCACGCCGTCCGAGGGCAGCGACACCAGCGCCGCGCCGCTTTCTGAGGCTGGCCGGCCAGGCCAGCGCCGCAGCGCCAGCCGCGACAGTCTCAAGGGCGGCGGCGCGCTGGAGAAGGAGAGCAAGCGCCGCTCGTACCCGCTCAACGCTGCCAGCCTGAACGGCGTCCCCAAGGGGGGCAAGTACGACGACGTCACCATGATGGGCGCGGAGGTGGCCAGCGGCGGCTGCATGAAGACCGGACTCTGGAAGAGCGAGACCACCGTCTAG